A section of the Pseudomonas tritici genome encodes:
- the map gene encoding type I methionyl aminopeptidase: protein MTVSLKTAEDIAGMRIAGKLAADVLEMIAEHVKPGVTTETLNQICHDYIVNVQGAIPAPLNYKGFPKSICTSVNHVVCHGIPGDKPLKDGDTLNIDVTVIKDRYFGDTSRMFHVGTVPVWAERLSQVTQECMYKAIEIVKPGCRLGDIGEVIQKHAEKNGFSVVREFCGHGIGTVFHEEPQILHYGRAGTGMELKAGMTFTIEPMINQGKADTKVLGDGWTAITKDRKLSAQWEHTLLVTETGYEIFTLRADDTIPRTSGAASA, encoded by the coding sequence ATGACCGTTAGTTTGAAAACCGCCGAAGACATCGCCGGCATGCGCATCGCCGGCAAACTGGCTGCCGACGTGCTGGAAATGATCGCCGAGCACGTCAAGCCCGGCGTGACCACCGAGACCCTGAACCAGATCTGCCATGACTATATCGTCAACGTGCAGGGCGCTATCCCTGCGCCGTTGAACTACAAGGGCTTCCCCAAGTCGATCTGCACCTCGGTCAACCACGTGGTCTGCCACGGGATTCCGGGTGACAAACCGTTGAAGGACGGCGACACCCTGAACATCGACGTTACCGTGATCAAGGACCGCTACTTCGGCGACACCAGCCGCATGTTCCACGTCGGCACTGTGCCGGTCTGGGCCGAGCGCCTGTCCCAGGTGACCCAGGAATGCATGTACAAGGCCATCGAAATCGTCAAACCCGGTTGCCGTCTGGGCGACATCGGCGAAGTGATCCAGAAGCACGCTGAAAAGAACGGCTTCTCGGTGGTGCGCGAATTCTGCGGCCACGGTATCGGCACCGTGTTCCACGAAGAGCCACAGATCCTGCACTACGGCCGCGCCGGCACTGGCATGGAACTCAAGGCAGGCATGACCTTCACCATCGAGCCGATGATCAACCAAGGCAAGGCCGATACCAAAGTGCTGGGCGACGGCTGGACCGCCATCACCAAGGACCGCAAGCTCTCGGCCCAGTGGGAACACACCCTGCTGGTCACCGAAACCGGCTACGAGATCTTCACCCTGCGCGCCGACGACACAATCCCGCGCACTTCCGGTGCTGCGTCGGCGTAA
- the rpsB gene encoding 30S ribosomal protein S2: protein MSQVNMRDMLKAGVHFGHQTRYWNPKMGKYIFGARNKIHIINLEKTLPMFNEALTFVERLAQGKNKILFVGTKRSAGKIVAEEAARCGSPYVDHRWLGGMLTNFKTIRASIKRLRDLEVQAEDGTFAKLTKKEALMRTRDLEKLDRSLGGIKDMGGLPDALFVIDVDHERIAITEANKLGIPVIGVVDTNSSPEGVDYIIPGNDDAIRAIQLYMGSMADAVIRGRNHVAGGAEQFVEEAPVAAAE from the coding sequence ATGTCCCAAGTCAACATGCGCGATATGCTGAAGGCCGGTGTGCACTTCGGTCACCAGACCCGTTACTGGAACCCGAAAATGGGTAAATACATTTTCGGCGCGCGTAACAAGATCCACATTATCAACCTTGAAAAAACCCTGCCAATGTTCAACGAAGCTTTGACTTTCGTAGAGCGCCTGGCCCAGGGCAAAAACAAGATTCTGTTCGTCGGCACCAAGCGTTCCGCTGGCAAGATCGTTGCTGAAGAAGCAGCACGTTGCGGTTCGCCGTACGTCGATCACCGCTGGTTGGGCGGCATGCTCACCAACTTCAAAACCATCCGTGCTTCCATCAAGCGTCTGCGTGACCTTGAAGTGCAAGCCGAAGACGGTACTTTCGCCAAGCTGACCAAGAAAGAGGCGCTGATGCGCACTCGCGACCTGGAAAAGCTCGATCGTTCCCTGGGTGGTATCAAGGACATGGGCGGTCTGCCTGACGCACTGTTCGTTATCGACGTTGATCACGAGCGCATCGCGATCACCGAAGCCAACAAGCTGGGCATCCCTGTTATCGGCGTAGTCGATACCAACAGCAGCCCGGAAGGCGTTGACTACATCATCCCAGGCAACGATGACGCAATCCGCGCTATCCAGCTGTACATGGGTTCGATGGCTGACGCTGTAATCCGTGGTCGCAACCACGTTGCTGGTGGTGCCGAGCAGTTCGTTGAAGAAGCTCCGGTAGCCGCAGCTGAGTAA
- the tsf gene encoding translation elongation factor Ts: MAAITAALVKELRERTGEGMMDCKKALEKADGDIEKAIDDMRASGAIKAAKKAGNVAAEGAIALKEDGKSAVLLEVNSQTDFLALQDDFKAFVAASVDKAFADKLTDVAPLIAAQEADRLVLVGKVGENVNIRRLTRVEGDVVGGYLHGNKIGVAVVLKGGDVELAKDIAMHVAASNPEFLLPSEVSAEAIEREKAVFLQLNEEKIKGKPENIVENMVKGRISKFLAEASLVEQAFVKNPEVKVGELAKKAGAEIVSFTYFKVGEGIEKPVDNFAEEVAAQLAAAKQ; this comes from the coding sequence ATGGCAGCAATTACTGCAGCGTTGGTTAAAGAACTGCGTGAGCGTACCGGCGAAGGCATGATGGATTGCAAGAAAGCCCTGGAAAAGGCTGACGGCGACATCGAAAAAGCCATTGATGACATGCGTGCTTCCGGCGCCATCAAGGCTGCCAAGAAAGCAGGCAACGTGGCTGCTGAAGGCGCTATCGCTCTGAAAGAAGACGGCAAATCTGCTGTTCTGCTGGAAGTGAACTCGCAGACCGACTTCCTGGCCCTGCAGGACGACTTCAAGGCATTTGTTGCCGCCAGCGTTGATAAAGCGTTCGCCGACAAACTGACTGATGTCGCTCCGCTGATCGCTGCTCAGGAAGCTGATCGCCTGGTACTGGTCGGCAAGGTTGGCGAAAACGTCAACATCCGTCGCCTGACCCGCGTTGAAGGTGATGTGGTTGGTGGTTACCTGCACGGTAACAAAATCGGCGTTGCTGTTGTCCTCAAAGGCGGCGACGTTGAGCTGGCCAAAGACATCGCTATGCACGTAGCGGCCAGCAACCCTGAGTTCCTGCTGCCTTCGGAAGTTTCTGCCGAAGCCATCGAGCGTGAAAAGGCTGTTTTCCTGCAGCTGAACGAAGAAAAAATCAAAGGCAAGCCAGAAAACATTGTTGAGAACATGGTCAAAGGCCGTATCAGCAAGTTCCTGGCTGAAGCGAGCCTGGTTGAGCAGGCGTTCGTCAAGAACCCTGAAGTCAAGGTTGGCGAGCTGGCTAAGAAAGCCGGTGCTGAAATCGTTTCCTTCACCTACTTCAAAGTAGGCGAAGGCATCGAGAAGCCGGTCGACAACTTCGCTGAAGAAGTTGCTGCCCAGCTGGCTGCCGCCAAGCAATAA
- the pyrH gene encoding UMP kinase codes for MAQQGSGYQARYKRILLKLSGEALMGSEEFGIDPKVLDRMALEVGQLVGIGVQVGLVIGGGNLFRGAALSAAGMDRVTGDHMGMLATVMNALAMRDALERANISAIVMSAISMVGVTDHYDRRKAMRHLNAKEVVIFAAGTGNPFFTTDSAACLRAIEIDADVVLKATKVDGVYTADPFKDPHAEKFDHLTYDEVLDRKLGVMDLTAICLCRDHKMPLRVFNMNKPGALLNIVHGGAEGTLIEEGQQ; via the coding sequence ATGGCTCAGCAGGGCAGTGGTTATCAGGCTCGCTATAAACGCATTCTACTCAAGCTTAGCGGCGAGGCCCTCATGGGCTCGGAAGAGTTCGGGATCGATCCCAAAGTGCTCGACCGCATGGCGCTGGAAGTCGGCCAACTGGTCGGTATCGGCGTTCAGGTCGGCCTGGTGATCGGCGGCGGTAACCTGTTCCGCGGCGCGGCACTGAGTGCGGCCGGCATGGATCGGGTCACGGGCGACCACATGGGCATGCTGGCCACTGTGATGAACGCCTTGGCTATGCGCGACGCCCTGGAGCGCGCCAATATCTCGGCTATCGTGATGTCGGCTATTTCCATGGTCGGCGTGACCGATCACTATGACCGCCGCAAAGCCATGCGCCACCTGAACGCCAAGGAAGTGGTGATCTTCGCCGCTGGCACAGGTAACCCGTTCTTCACCACCGACTCGGCAGCGTGCCTGCGCGCCATCGAAATCGATGCTGACGTGGTGCTCAAGGCGACCAAGGTAGACGGCGTTTACACCGCAGATCCATTCAAAGACCCGCATGCCGAGAAGTTCGATCATCTGACCTACGATGAAGTGCTGGATCGCAAACTGGGCGTGATGGACCTGACGGCTATTTGCCTGTGCCGCGACCACAAGATGCCACTACGCGTATTTAACATGAACAAACCCGGTGCCCTGCTGAATATCGTACACGGCGGCGCAGAAGGGACTCTGATCGAGGAAGGCCAACAATGA
- the frr gene encoding ribosome recycling factor → MINEIKKDAQERMQKSLDSLNHAFGQIRTGKAHPSILGSVMVPYYGADTSITQVANITVKDSRTLQVVAFERNMLGAVDKAIQSAGLNLNPTNLGELLLISMPALTEETRKGFTKQARSAAEDARVAVRNIRRDALGDLKKLVKDKEISEDEERRAVADIDKLTKDAEAQITKATEEKEKDLMAV, encoded by the coding sequence ATGATCAACGAAATCAAGAAAGACGCTCAAGAGCGTATGCAGAAATCCCTGGACTCCCTGAACCATGCATTTGGTCAGATTCGTACAGGCAAGGCTCACCCAAGCATTCTGGGCAGCGTGATGGTGCCGTATTACGGCGCAGATACCTCCATCACCCAAGTGGCCAACATCACTGTAAAAGACTCGCGCACCCTGCAAGTCGTCGCCTTTGAGCGCAACATGCTCGGCGCCGTCGACAAGGCCATCCAGAGCGCCGGTCTGAACCTCAACCCGACCAACCTGGGCGAGTTGCTGCTGATCTCCATGCCAGCCCTGACTGAAGAAACCCGCAAGGGCTTCACCAAGCAGGCGCGCAGCGCAGCTGAAGATGCGCGGGTTGCCGTGCGCAACATTCGTCGTGATGCCTTGGGTGATCTGAAGAAGCTGGTCAAGGACAAGGAAATCAGCGAAGACGAAGAGCGCCGTGCCGTTGCCGATATCGACAAGCTGACCAAAGATGCCGAGGCCCAGATCACTAAGGCCACGGAAGAAAAAGAAAAGGACCTGATGGCCGTATAA
- the uppS gene encoding polyprenyl diphosphate synthase, translating into MEKTKQTVPSVVPRHVAIIMDGNNRWAKKRFMPGVAGHKAGVDAVRAVIEVCAEAKVEVLTLFAFSSENWQRPAEEVSALMDLFFKALRREAKRLNDNNISLRIIGDRSRFHPELQAAMREAEAITAGADRFVLQIAANYGGQWDIAQAAQRLAREVQAGHLRPDDITPELLQTCLVTGDLPLPDLCIRTGGEHRISNFLLWQLAYTELYFSDLFWPDFKHDAMRKALADFASRQRRFGKTSEQIEAGARV; encoded by the coding sequence ATGGAAAAGACCAAGCAGACTGTACCCTCCGTGGTGCCGCGCCATGTCGCGATCATCATGGATGGGAATAATCGCTGGGCGAAGAAACGCTTTATGCCGGGTGTCGCCGGGCATAAAGCGGGTGTCGATGCGGTACGGGCTGTAATTGAGGTGTGTGCCGAGGCCAAGGTCGAAGTGTTGACCTTGTTCGCCTTCTCCAGTGAGAACTGGCAGCGGCCCGCCGAAGAAGTCAGTGCCTTGATGGATCTGTTCTTCAAGGCCTTGCGTCGTGAGGCCAAGCGCCTCAACGACAACAATATCAGCCTGCGTATCATCGGTGATCGCTCGCGCTTCCACCCGGAGCTGCAAGCCGCCATGCGCGAAGCCGAGGCTATTACCGCCGGCGCCGACCGTTTTGTGCTGCAGATCGCAGCCAACTACGGTGGCCAGTGGGACATCGCCCAGGCTGCACAGCGGCTCGCCCGCGAAGTGCAGGCCGGTCATCTGCGTCCCGACGACATCACGCCCGAACTGTTGCAAACCTGCCTGGTTACCGGCGACCTGCCGTTGCCTGACTTGTGCATCCGTACCGGTGGTGAGCACCGCATCAGCAATTTCCTGTTGTGGCAGCTGGCCTATACCGAGCTGTACTTCTCCGACCTGTTCTGGCCGGACTTCAAACACGATGCCATGCGTAAAGCACTGGCTGATTTCGCTTCCCGTCAACGTCGCTTCGGTAAAACGAGCGAGCAGATCGAAGCTGGAGCCCGGGTTTAA
- a CDS encoding phosphatidate cytidylyltransferase: protein MLKQRIITALILLPIALCGFFLLEGSGFALFIGLVVTLGAWEWARLAGFSAQLPRVVYAAVVAALAFLLYILPDIAPWVLGAAVLWWALATFLVLTYPRTSGKWSSVACKLVIGVLILLPAWQGLVEIKRYPMGNWLILAVMVLVWGADIGAYFSGRAFGKRKLAPAVSPGKSWEGVYGGLALTLVIALVVGVVRGWSVKEILLALVATAIVVFISVVGDLTESMFKRQAGIKDSSNLLPGHGGVLDRIDSLTAAIPIFAVLLWMTAS, encoded by the coding sequence ATGCTTAAACAACGAATCATCACAGCACTGATCCTGTTGCCGATCGCCTTGTGTGGGTTTTTCCTGCTCGAGGGTTCCGGCTTTGCGCTGTTTATCGGCCTGGTCGTGACGCTGGGTGCCTGGGAATGGGCGCGCCTGGCGGGTTTCAGCGCGCAGTTGCCGCGTGTGGTGTATGCCGCTGTCGTGGCTGCCTTGGCGTTTCTCTTGTACATCCTGCCGGACATTGCGCCCTGGGTGTTGGGGGCGGCGGTGCTGTGGTGGGCGCTGGCGACGTTCCTTGTGTTGACTTACCCGCGTACCAGCGGCAAGTGGTCCAGCGTTGCCTGCAAGCTGGTGATTGGCGTGTTGATCCTCTTACCGGCGTGGCAAGGGCTGGTTGAAATCAAGCGTTACCCTATGGGTAACTGGCTGATCCTGGCCGTGATGGTGCTGGTCTGGGGGGCGGATATCGGTGCCTACTTCTCGGGCCGGGCCTTCGGCAAGCGCAAGTTGGCGCCGGCAGTCAGCCCTGGCAAAAGCTGGGAAGGCGTTTATGGTGGTCTCGCGTTGACGCTGGTGATCGCGCTGGTCGTCGGCGTTGTGCGTGGCTGGTCGGTGAAGGAAATTTTGCTGGCGCTGGTGGCCACGGCCATCGTGGTGTTCATTTCGGTGGTGGGCGACCTCACTGAAAGCATGTTCAAGCGCCAGGCCGGGATCAAGGACAGCAGCAACCTGCTGCCGGGCCATGGCGGCGTGCTGGACCGCATCGACAGCTTGACCGCGGCCATTCCAATCTTCGCCGTGCTGTTGTGGATGACGGCTTCGTGA
- the ispC gene encoding 1-deoxy-D-xylulose-5-phosphate reductoisomerase, translating to MSRLQQVTVLGATGSVGLSTLDVIARHPDRYQVFALTGFTRLSELLALCVRHSPRFAVVPEAALARGLQDDLRAAGLATQVLVGEEGLCQVSADADVDTVVAAIVGAAGLRPTLAAVDAGKKILLANKEALVMSGALFMQAVRKSGAVLLPLDSEHNAIFQCMPGDYARGLSQVGVRRILLTASGGPFRQTPLAELEHVSPDQACAHPNWSMGRKISVDSASMMNKGLELIEACWLFDARPDQVEVVIHPQSVIHSLVDYVDGSVLAQLGNPDMRTPIANALAWPERIDSGVAPLDLFAVARLDFEAPDEQRFPCLRLARQAAEAGNSAPAMLNAANEVAVAAFLERRIRFPQIASIIEDVLALEPVVAVNDLGAVFEADTKARALAGQWLSRNAR from the coding sequence GTGAGCCGCCTGCAACAAGTAACCGTGCTGGGTGCAACCGGCTCGGTAGGGCTGAGTACCCTTGACGTGATTGCGCGTCATCCTGATCGCTATCAAGTCTTCGCCCTCACCGGGTTTACCCGCTTGAGCGAGCTGCTGGCCTTGTGCGTGCGTCATTCGCCGCGCTTTGCCGTAGTGCCCGAAGCCGCTCTGGCTCGGGGGCTGCAGGATGACCTGCGGGCTGCCGGGCTTGCCACTCAGGTGTTGGTGGGGGAGGAGGGGTTGTGCCAGGTCTCGGCTGACGCTGACGTGGATACCGTAGTCGCCGCTATTGTCGGTGCAGCCGGTTTGCGTCCGACCCTGGCTGCCGTCGATGCCGGCAAGAAGATCCTGCTGGCCAATAAAGAAGCGCTGGTGATGTCCGGCGCACTGTTTATGCAGGCGGTGCGCAAAAGCGGCGCCGTATTGCTACCCCTGGACAGTGAGCACAATGCAATCTTCCAGTGCATGCCCGGTGACTATGCGCGCGGCTTGAGCCAGGTTGGCGTGCGCCGGATCCTGCTGACGGCCTCTGGTGGTCCGTTCCGGCAAACTCCGTTGGCTGAGCTGGAGCATGTCTCGCCCGATCAGGCGTGCGCTCATCCGAACTGGTCCATGGGGCGAAAGATCTCGGTGGATTCGGCGAGCATGATGAACAAGGGCCTTGAGTTGATCGAGGCGTGCTGGCTGTTCGATGCGCGTCCGGATCAGGTCGAGGTGGTGATTCACCCGCAAAGTGTGATTCATTCGCTGGTTGATTACGTGGACGGTTCGGTGTTGGCGCAGTTGGGCAATCCCGATATGCGCACCCCTATCGCCAATGCCCTGGCCTGGCCGGAGCGGATTGATTCCGGCGTGGCGCCTTTGGACCTGTTTGCCGTGGCCCGTCTGGACTTCGAAGCGCCGGACGAGCAGCGCTTTCCTTGCCTGCGCCTGGCGCGGCAAGCTGCCGAAGCGGGTAACAGCGCGCCGGCGATGCTTAATGCAGCCAACGAAGTGGCTGTGGCAGCGTTTCTCGAACGGCGCATCCGCTTTCCGCAGATCGCGAGTATCATCGAGGACGTCCTGGCGCTTGAACCTGTCGTGGCGGTGAATGATCTGGGGGCGGTATTCGAGGCTGATACCAAGGCTCGAGCCCTGGCTGGGCAATGGTTGAGCCGGAACGCGCGTTAG
- the rseP gene encoding sigma E protease regulator RseP — protein sequence MSALYMIVGTLVALGVLVTFHEFGHFWVARRCGVKVLRFSVGFGMPLLRWHDRQGTEFVIAAIPLGGYVKMLDEREGEVPADQLDQSFNRKTVRQRIAIVAAGPIANFLLAMVFFWVLAMLGSQQVRPVIGAVESDSIAAKAGLVAGQEIVSIDGEPTTGWGAVNLQLVRRLGESGIVNVVVREQDSTTETPRDLTLDHWLKGADEPDPIKSLGIRPWRPALPPVLAELDPKGPAQAAGLKTGDRLLALDGQALGDWQQVVDLVRVRPDTKILLKVERDGAQIDVPVTLSVRGEAKAAGGYLGAGVKGVEWPPSMVREVSFGPLAAIGEGAKRTWTMSVLTLESLKKMLFGELSVKNLSGPITIAKVAGASAQSGVADFLNFLAYLSISLGVLNLLPIPVLDGGHLLFYLVEWVRGRPLSDRVQGWGIQIGISLVVGVMLLALVNDLGRL from the coding sequence ATGAGTGCGCTTTACATGATCGTCGGCACCCTGGTTGCTCTGGGTGTGCTGGTTACCTTCCACGAATTTGGCCATTTCTGGGTCGCGCGTCGTTGCGGCGTCAAGGTACTGCGCTTTTCCGTCGGTTTCGGCATGCCGCTGTTGCGCTGGCATGACCGCCAAGGCACCGAATTCGTGATTGCGGCCATCCCGCTGGGTGGCTACGTCAAGATGCTCGATGAGCGCGAAGGCGAAGTGCCTGCAGATCAATTGGACCAATCCTTCAATCGCAAGACCGTTCGTCAGCGTATCGCCATTGTTGCCGCTGGCCCGATCGCCAACTTCCTGTTGGCGATGGTGTTCTTCTGGGTCCTGGCCATGCTGGGCAGCCAGCAGGTGCGTCCGGTCATCGGAGCGGTCGAGTCGGACAGTATTGCCGCCAAGGCCGGCCTGGTTGCCGGGCAGGAAATTGTTTCCATTGATGGCGAGCCCACCACAGGTTGGGGCGCGGTCAATCTGCAGTTGGTGCGCCGCCTGGGCGAAAGCGGCATCGTCAATGTGGTGGTGCGTGAACAGGACTCGACTACCGAAACCCCGCGTGATCTGACCCTCGACCACTGGCTCAAGGGCGCTGATGAACCTGATCCGATCAAGTCCCTGGGCATACGTCCATGGCGTCCGGCCTTGCCGCCGGTCCTGGCGGAGCTCGATCCGAAAGGTCCGGCCCAGGCCGCTGGCCTGAAAACCGGCGATCGGCTGTTGGCCCTCGATGGACAGGCGCTGGGCGACTGGCAGCAGGTGGTCGACCTGGTTCGTGTACGTCCTGATACTAAAATTCTGCTGAAAGTTGAGCGCGACGGTGCTCAAATCGACGTCCCAGTGACCTTGTCGGTTCGCGGGGAAGCCAAGGCGGCCGGGGGTTACCTCGGTGCCGGGGTCAAAGGTGTCGAATGGCCGCCGTCGATGGTGCGTGAGGTCAGCTTCGGGCCGTTAGCAGCAATTGGCGAGGGTGCAAAACGCACTTGGACCATGAGCGTGCTGACCCTGGAATCCCTCAAGAAAATGTTGTTCGGCGAGCTCTCGGTAAAAAACTTGAGTGGACCGATAACCATTGCTAAAGTGGCGGGCGCTTCTGCCCAGTCGGGTGTCGCGGATTTCCTGAATTTCCTGGCTTATCTGAGTATTAGCCTGGGTGTTCTGAATTTGTTGCCCATTCCAGTATTGGATGGGGGGCATCTGTTGTTTTATCTGGTCGAGTGGGTGCGTGGTCGCCCCTTGTCGGATCGGGTGCAGGGTTGGGGGATACAGATCGGTATCAGTTTGGTGGTCGGGGTGATGTTATTAGCCTTGGTCAACGATCTGGGTCGACTGTAA
- the bamA gene encoding outer membrane protein assembly factor BamA, with protein sequence MKRLLLTAVLTVLMIAEVHAESFTISDIRVNGLQRVSAGSVFGALPLNVGEQADDRRLVESTRALFKTGFFQDIQLGREGNVLVITVVERPSVASIEIEGNKAISTEDLMKGLKQSGLAEGEIFQRATLEGVRNELQRQYVAQGRYSATVETEVVPQPRNRVGLKVNINEGTVAAIQHINVVGNTKFADEDLIDLFELKTTNWLSFFKNDDKYAREKLSGDLERLRSYYLDRGYINMDIASTQVSITPDKKHVYITVNVNEGEKYKVRDVKLSGDLKVPEDQVKALLLVQKDQVFSRKLMTTTSELITRRLGNEGYTFANVNGVPTPHDDDHTVDITFVVDPGKRAYVNRINFRGNTKSADEVLRREMRQMEGGWASTYLIDQSKTRLERLGFFKEVNVETPAVPGVDDQVDVNYAVEEQASGSITASVGFAQSAGLILGGSITQNNFLGTGNRVSIGLTRSEYQSRYNFGYTDPYWTADGVSLGYNAFYRTTDYKDLDVDVASYAIDSLGAGVNVGYPISETSRLTFGLTAQQDEIKTGVYTVDEIFDFTRREGDKFLNFKASAGWSESTLNKGVLATRGHSQSLTLETTTPGSDLSFFKLDYRGQLFTPLSDNYTMRLHTELGYGDGYGSTNGLPFYENYYAGGFNSVRGFKDSTLGPRGTPSRGVGVTGNQGTVADSDNDPLPFGGNVLIQGGAEILFPLPFVKDQRSLRTSVFWDVGNVFDSKCEQIRNPSGVKSDTQCNDVSLSNLASSVGVGVTWVTALGPLSFALAMPIKKPDNAETQIFQFSLGQTF encoded by the coding sequence ATGAAACGTCTGCTGCTAACTGCGGTTCTCACCGTATTGATGATCGCCGAAGTTCACGCCGAGTCCTTCACCATCTCCGATATTCGCGTCAACGGCCTCCAGCGGGTTTCCGCCGGTAGCGTCTTTGGTGCATTACCGTTGAACGTCGGTGAACAGGCTGATGACCGTCGCCTGGTGGAGTCCACTCGTGCGCTGTTCAAAACCGGTTTCTTTCAAGACATCCAACTGGGGCGTGAAGGCAACGTCCTGGTCATCACCGTTGTCGAGCGACCTTCCGTCGCCAGTATCGAGATCGAAGGCAACAAGGCGATCTCTACTGAAGACTTGATGAAAGGTCTGAAGCAATCCGGCCTGGCCGAAGGCGAGATCTTCCAACGCGCCACCCTTGAAGGTGTGCGTAACGAACTGCAACGCCAGTACGTTGCCCAGGGCCGCTACTCCGCGACCGTGGAAACGGAAGTGGTGCCGCAGCCGCGCAACCGTGTGGGCCTCAAGGTCAACATCAACGAAGGCACCGTGGCGGCGATCCAGCACATCAACGTGGTGGGTAATACCAAGTTCGCTGATGAAGACCTGATCGACCTGTTCGAACTCAAGACCACCAACTGGCTGTCGTTCTTCAAGAACGATGACAAGTACGCCCGCGAAAAACTGTCTGGTGACCTGGAACGCCTGCGCTCCTACTACCTGGACCGTGGCTATATCAACATGGATATCGCCTCGACCCAGGTGTCCATCACCCCGGACAAGAAACACGTCTACATCACAGTCAACGTCAACGAAGGCGAGAAGTACAAGGTTCGTGACGTTAAGCTGAGCGGCGACCTGAAAGTGCCTGAAGACCAGGTCAAGGCGCTGCTGCTGGTGCAGAAAGACCAGGTGTTCTCGCGCAAGCTGATGACCACCACGTCAGAACTGATCACTCGCCGCCTGGGTAACGAAGGCTATACCTTCGCCAACGTCAACGGCGTGCCGACCCCGCATGATGATGACCACACCGTGGACATCACATTCGTCGTCGATCCCGGCAAGCGTGCCTACGTGAACCGCATCAACTTCCGTGGCAACACCAAGTCGGCGGACGAAGTACTGCGTCGTGAAATGCGTCAGATGGAAGGTGGCTGGGCGTCGACTTACCTGATCGACCAGTCCAAGACCCGTCTTGAGCGCCTGGGCTTTTTCAAGGAAGTCAACGTCGAAACCCCGGCCGTACCGGGTGTGGATGACCAGGTTGACGTGAACTACGCCGTGGAAGAACAAGCCTCGGGCTCGATCACCGCCAGTGTCGGCTTCGCACAAAGTGCCGGTCTGATCCTTGGTGGCTCCATCACCCAGAACAACTTCCTGGGTACCGGTAACCGCGTGTCTATCGGCCTGACCCGAAGCGAATACCAGAGCCGATATAACTTCGGTTATACCGACCCCTACTGGACTGCTGATGGTGTGAGCCTGGGCTACAACGCCTTCTACCGCACCACCGACTACAAAGACCTCGACGTTGACGTTGCAAGCTATGCAATCGACAGCCTCGGTGCCGGTGTCAACGTTGGTTACCCGATCAGCGAGACGTCGCGCCTGACCTTTGGCCTGACTGCGCAACAAGATGAGATCAAGACCGGTGTCTACACCGTGGATGAGATCTTTGACTTCACCCGTCGTGAAGGTGACAAGTTCCTGAACTTCAAGGCGTCTGCCGGCTGGTCCGAGTCGACCCTGAATAAAGGTGTACTGGCGACCCGTGGTCACTCCCAGAGCTTGACCCTGGAAACCACCACGCCGGGCAGCGACCTGTCGTTCTTCAAGCTTGACTACCGTGGCCAACTGTTCACGCCGTTGAGCGACAACTACACCATGCGCCTGCACACTGAATTGGGTTATGGCGATGGTTATGGCTCCACCAACGGTCTACCGTTCTACGAGAACTACTACGCGGGTGGCTTCAACTCCGTACGTGGTTTCAAAGACAGCACCTTGGGCCCACGTGGTACCCCAAGCCGTGGTGTTGGCGTAACCGGTAACCAAGGCACTGTGGCTGACTCCGACAACGACCCGCTGCCGTTCGGTGGTAACGTGTTGATCCAAGGTGGTGCGGAAATCCTGTTCCCGCTGCCGTTCGTAAAAGATCAGCGTTCCCTGCGTACCTCTGTATTCTGGGACGTGGGTAACGTGTTCGACTCCAAGTGCGAGCAGATCCGTAACCCGAGTGGCGTGAAGTCCGACACCCAGTGCAACGACGTGAGCCTGAGCAACCTGGCAAGCTCCGTGGGTGTGGGTGTGACTTGGGTAACTGCGCTTGGCCCATTGAGCTTTGCTCTGGCCATGCCGATCAAGAAACCGGATAACGCTGAAACCCAGATTTTCCAATTCTCCCTCGGCCAGACGTTCTAA
- a CDS encoding OmpH family outer membrane protein produces MRKLTQLVLLATVLVATPAFAEMKIAVLNYQMALLESDAAKRYAVDAEKKFGPQLTKLKTLESSAKGIQDRLVAGGDKMQQGERERLELEFKQKARDYQFQSKELNEAKAVADREMLKQLKPKLDSAVEEVIKKGAFDLVFERGAVIDVKPQYDITRQVIERMNQLK; encoded by the coding sequence GTGCGTAAGTTGACTCAATTGGTTCTGCTGGCAACCGTGCTGGTAGCGACCCCGGCCTTTGCCGAAATGAAAATTGCCGTGCTGAACTATCAGATGGCCCTGCTGGAATCCGATGCGGCCAAGCGTTATGCCGTGGATGCCGAGAAAAAATTCGGTCCGCAACTGACCAAACTCAAGACGCTGGAAAGCAGCGCCAAGGGCATCCAGGATCGTCTGGTAGCCGGTGGCGACAAGATGCAGCAAGGCGAGCGCGAGCGTCTGGAGCTTGAATTCAAGCAAAAGGCCCGTGACTACCAGTTCCAGTCCAAAGAGCTGAACGAAGCCAAAGCGGTTGCTGACCGTGAAATGCTTAAACAGCTGAAGCCGAAACTCGACAGCGCCGTGGAAGAAGTCATCAAGAAAGGTGCCTTTGACCTGGTGTTCGAGCGTGGCGCGGTTATCGACGTCAAGCCTCAATACGACATCACCCGCCAGGTGATCGAGCGCATGAACCAGCTGAAGTAA